One Strix uralensis isolate ZFMK-TIS-50842 chromosome 9, bStrUra1, whole genome shotgun sequence DNA segment encodes these proteins:
- the RAP2B gene encoding ras-related protein Rap-2b, with product MREYKVVVLGSGGVGKSALTVQFVTGSFIEKYDPTIEDFYRKEIEVDSSPSVLEILDTAGTEQFASMRDLYIKNGQGFILVYSLVNQQSFQDIKPMRDQIIRVKRYERVPMILVGNKVDLEGEREVSFGEGKALAEEWSCPFMETSAKNKASVDELFAEIVRQMNYASQPNGDEQCCSSCAIL from the coding sequence ATGCGGGAGTACAAGGTGGTGGTGCTGGGCTCGGGCGGCGTGGGCAAGTCCGCCCTCACCGTCCAGTTCGTGACGGGCTCCTTCATCGAGAAGTATGACCCCACCATCGAGGACTTCTACCGCAAGGAGATCGAGGTGGACTCCTCGCCGTCGGTGCTGGAGATCCTGGACACGGCGGGCACCGAGCAGTTCGCCTCCATGCGGGACCTCTATATCAAGAACGGGCAGGGCTTCATCCTGGTCTACAGCCTGGTGAACCAGCAGAGCTTCCAGGACATCAAGCCCATGCGGGACCAGATCATCCGGGTGAAGAGGTACGAGAGGGTGCCCATGATCCTGGTGGGCAACAAGGTGGACCTGGAGGGCGAGCGGGAGGTCTCCTTCGGGGAGGGCAAAGCCCTGGCCGAGGAGTGGAGCTGCCCCTTCATGGAGACCTCGGCCAAAAACAAAGCCTCGGTGGACGAGCTCTTCGCAGAGATCGTCAGGCAGATGAACTACGCCTCGCAGCCCAACGGGGACGAGCAGTGCTGCTCCTCCTGCGCCATCCTctga